The following are from one region of the Synechococcus sp. CBW1108 genome:
- the xseA gene encoding exodeoxyribonuclease VII large subunit, whose amino-acid sequence MTGSGDSPTIPRYSVAELNGAVASLLERGFAPRFLLDATVSRPQLKKGHLWMTLVDGQASITAVVWASQLARLSFVPADGDGVVVVGKLNFWSSRASLCVQALEIRPSLSSVLRQFEQVRDQLAREGLLDPARKRPLPPFPQRIALLTSCPSSALADMLRTAAERWPATRLLVVPIPVQGPVQRQIEEALIRVGNQAEAMGIEAVVLARGGGSREDLAVFDHQELALCLANCPVPVVSGIGHEDDTTIADLVADLRAATPTAAVVALLPDQVTVRQGLRQQAVHLGQLGRARLQGERQRLGHQRERLEILHPRSLLAARRAGLLHAQQLLKALSPQHQLARGFSLVHNADGQLVRSIQHLKQGDLLALQLGDGQVGTEVREIYGPAEPVES is encoded by the coding sequence ATGACAGGATCGGGCGACAGCCCCACCATCCCGCGCTACAGCGTTGCGGAGCTAAATGGGGCCGTGGCCAGCCTGCTGGAGCGAGGCTTTGCGCCCCGCTTTCTGCTGGATGCCACCGTCAGCAGACCCCAGCTCAAGAAGGGCCATCTCTGGATGACCTTGGTCGATGGTCAGGCCTCGATCACGGCGGTGGTGTGGGCCTCCCAGCTGGCCAGGCTCAGTTTCGTACCGGCCGATGGGGACGGCGTGGTGGTGGTGGGCAAGCTGAATTTTTGGAGCAGTCGGGCCAGCCTCTGCGTCCAAGCCCTGGAGATTCGGCCCAGCCTCAGCAGCGTGCTGCGCCAATTTGAGCAGGTGCGCGACCAGCTGGCCCGCGAAGGGCTCCTGGATCCGGCCCGCAAAAGGCCCCTGCCCCCCTTCCCGCAACGCATCGCCCTGCTGACGAGCTGCCCCAGCTCGGCATTGGCCGACATGCTGCGCACGGCCGCCGAGCGCTGGCCCGCCACCCGGCTGCTGGTGGTTCCGATTCCAGTGCAGGGGCCCGTCCAAAGGCAAATCGAAGAGGCCTTGATACGGGTCGGCAATCAGGCCGAAGCGATGGGCATCGAAGCCGTGGTGCTTGCCCGCGGCGGGGGCAGCCGGGAGGATCTGGCGGTCTTTGACCACCAGGAGCTGGCCCTCTGCCTGGCCAACTGCCCGGTGCCCGTGGTGAGCGGCATTGGCCATGAAGATGACACCACCATCGCCGACCTGGTGGCCGACCTGCGGGCGGCTACACCTACGGCCGCCGTGGTGGCCCTGCTGCCCGACCAGGTAACGGTCCGCCAAGGGCTGCGGCAACAGGCCGTCCATCTGGGACAGCTGGGAAGGGCGCGGCTCCAAGGGGAACGCCAGCGTCTCGGCCACCAGCGTGAACGACTGGAAATCCTGCATCCGCGCAGCCTGCTGGCGGCCAGACGGGCCGGCCTGCTGCATGCGCAGCAATTGCTAAAAGCCCTCTCACCCCAGCATCAGCTGGCAAGGGGATTCAGCCTGGTGCACAACGCCGATGGGCAGCTGGTGCGCTCAATCCAGCACCTAAAGCAAGGTGACCTGCTTGCGCTCCAGTTGGGCGATGGCCAAGTGGGCACGGAAGTGCGCGAGATTTACGGGCCCGCCGAACCGGTCGAGTCCTGA